The genomic window AACACTGTGTGAATCCCCTATCTGTCTCAAGTATTGGGGCCGCTCTGTTCGACTTTCATACACGGTCTTTTGCACAACGCTTGCTTTGCCCCGCAAGCCGCGCCAAGCTTGGCCAATGGTCGTGCAGCTACAGCCCCAAAGCCCTGAGCGTATTCCCGAAAAGGTTGCGTTTGACCGCAAGGAGCTTGCGGTGATCCTCACCCTCTATGGTCAAATGGTGGCCGCAGGCGAGTGGCGGGATTACGGGATTTCCCTGCTGAGTGATGTGGCGATTTTCTCGATCTTCCGGCGCAGTGCGGAACATCCGATCTACCGGGTGGAGAAACGGCCCAGGCTGGCGCTGCGGCAGGGGCAGTATTCGGTCATCGGTATGGATGGCCGTATTCTGAAACGCGGGCATGACCTGAAATCTGTGCTGCGGGTGTTGGAACGCAAACTGATCCGTGCGGTTGAGTAGGGCAGAAATCGTTTATTCTGCACTATCGCTTATCGAAATTCGCGTTCGAGACCAGAAGCTTGCTGGTCGAGAGGCAGTGAATTTTAATTCAGACTGAACGATTTCTGCTTTAGAGACAGGTGCAAAACCGCGCGGGATGGAAAACTCCAGTTTTCCATACGGAATTCTGGAGAATTCCACGATCAGGCTTTGCTGCAACGCCTGCGGTGCTGTCGGGAGATTGGCGACAGGCGGGGTGCCGTAATTCAGGTCACCTCAACCCGTCGCCGTCCTGTGATCGGCCCATCACCTGCCAGTTCAATCCGCGCGGCGGCATCTTTCAGCGGTTCATAGGCCACGGCCATGTGATGCGCATTTGCATGCAGCAGCATCCGTTCATTCGCCATGATCCCCACATGGCCTTTCCAGAACACCAGATCGCCCCGTTGCAGGGGTTCCCCATGTTGCAATTCGCGGCCCAGGGCCATCTGCTGCTGATCGCTGTCGCGGGGGCAGGGCAGGCCGCAGGCCAGAAACGCGGTCTGCACCAGGCCGGAACAGTCGATGCCCCATCGGCTGGTGCCGCCCCAAAGATAGGGCGTGCCAAGGAACAGATCGGCCACCCCAACCGGGTCGCCGAAACGTGCCTTGATCGGTTGCAGGTGAGAGCTTGGGATGAAATGGCCCGTATGGATGCGCAGGAATGTCTCGCGCTCGGCCCGTACCCGCACGCGGGAGCCGAAAAAGACCGACACTTCCGGCGGCGCCTTGAAATCCGCCTGCGGGTATAAATGCGTGGCCGGGGCCACAACCCAGTGGGTGGCCTCTTCCGGTTCGGTCAGCGCGCCGGTGGTGATATAGCCCACGTAATTGTCACGTTCCGACTGACCAAAGGCATGTCCGTCTTTCGCCTCAAGCACCAGAAACCGCTCTCCGAAAACCAGTTGGCTGATCCGGTTGCCTTTCGGCGTATCGGTCATGTTTGCCATCGGTTGCTGCACCATGGTCCAGCGGCCCTGCACGAAGCGTTCCGCTTCGATCTTGCCTTGCAGGGACACATGGGCGACACGCCCGTTGCCTGGGGTCATCCTTGGGTCGTCACTCATAGGCCCAATACCTCGGTTAAGGCTTCAAACAGGCTGCGGGCACCCTGACCCGCGCCGCCTTTCGGGCGGGCGGGGGCCGCCGCCGGTTGCCACCCATAAATGTCGAAATGGGCATAGCGCGGCGTGTCGGCGACGAAGCGGCGCAGGAACAGCGCGGCGGTGATCGACCCGGCAAACCCGCCTTTGGGCGCATTGTCCAGATCGGCGATACCCGGTTCGATCATCGTCTCGTAAGGTGTGTGGAAGGGCATCCGCCAGACCGGGTCGGCGATCTGCGCCGCAGCTTTTGACAGGGTTGCGGCCAGGGCATCATCATCGGTGTAAAAGGGCGCAAGATCCGGCCCCACCGCCACCCGCGCCGCGCCGGTCAGCGTCGCCATCGAGATCATCAGATCGGGCGGCGTTTCACTGGCCAGGGCCAGCGCATCGGCCAGCACCAGCCGCCCCTCTGCATCGGTGTTGTTGATCTCAACCGTCAGCCCGTTCCGCGCAGTCAGGATATCGCCGGGGCGAAAGGCATTGCCCGCCACATTGTTTTCCACCGCCGGGACCAGAACCCGAAGCCGCAGGGGCATATCACTGGCCATGATCATCTGTGCCAGGCCCAATACGGTTGCGGCCCCGCCCATATCCTTCTTCATCAGGCCCATGGAGGCGCCGGGTTTCAGGTTCAGCCCGCCAGTATCGAAACACACGCCCTTGCCCACAAGCGTCAGCATCGGGCCATGGCTTCCCCAACTCATATCCAGCAGGCGGGGCGCGCGGGTCGCGGCGCGGCCAACCGCGTGGATCATCGGCAGGTTGGCCGCGATCAGGGCGTCGCCTTCGGTGGTCTCCATACTGGCGCCATAGCGTTCGGCCAGCCCCGCCATGGCAGTGGCCAGCGCGTCCGGCCCCATATCTGCCGCCGGGGTGTTGATCAGATCACGGGTCAGATATTCTGCCGCCGCGATTCGTTCCAGCCGGGGGCATCACATCCTTCTGGAGCGACCAGTTGCGCCTTGCTGTCTGCTTGCGTGCGATAGCGATCAAACCGGTAGCGGGAGAGCAGATATCCAAGGGCAATCTCGTGACCCAGAGCGCCTTGGGGCATATTTTCAATGTGATATGTGCCAGCGGGCAGCCCGGCAATGGCGGCGCCCGTGGCAAATCTTTTCCGGGCGCGTTCCTGCGCTGACCCAAGACCGATCAGGACGATGGCGGGCGCACCATGGGCATCTGCAAGACTGACCGCGCGCCCGGCTTTCGGGGTGAATCCCAGATGTTCGGCCCAGGCCCGTTGCGCCACTGTCAGGTCTGACAGGGCTTCTGCAAAATCCTCCGGGTCAATCAGGCGGATCGGGATCGTATCGGGGGCGTCTTCAGCAAATCGGGCGGACATAGAGCACTTTCCTAGGGTTGCGTCACCCTATAGCGTTTCGACGTGATGTTGAAAC from Rhodophyticola sp. CCM32 includes these protein-coding regions:
- a CDS encoding DUF2794 domain-containing protein, yielding MVVQLQPQSPERIPEKVAFDRKELAVILTLYGQMVAAGEWRDYGISLLSDVAIFSIFRRSAEHPIYRVEKRPRLALRQGQYSVIGMDGRILKRGHDLKSVLRVLERKLIRAVE
- a CDS encoding C40 family peptidase → MSDDPRMTPGNGRVAHVSLQGKIEAERFVQGRWTMVQQPMANMTDTPKGNRISQLVFGERFLVLEAKDGHAFGQSERDNYVGYITTGALTEPEEATHWVVAPATHLYPQADFKAPPEVSVFFGSRVRVRAERETFLRIHTGHFIPSSHLQPIKARFGDPVGVADLFLGTPYLWGGTSRWGIDCSGLVQTAFLACGLPCPRDSDQQQMALGRELQHGEPLQRGDLVFWKGHVGIMANERMLLHANAHHMAVAYEPLKDAAARIELAGDGPITGRRRVEVT